GTTAAATGTGCTGGCTTCTGATTTGAATCCTGTGGCTGTGGTGACGATGAAAGCAGCTATGGAATATCCTTTAAAGTTTGGACCAGATTTACAGCATGATATTGATAAATGGGTGAAGTGGGTAGGTGATGAAGCTGAAAAAAGGTTAGCTGAATTTTTCCCTTCTTTACCCGGAGAAACGGTACAATATTATTTATGGGCGCATACTGTTGTTTGTCCAAGTTGTGAGTCTGTTGTTCCTTTAAGTCCTACTTGGTGGGTTTATAATCGTCCTGAAAAGCAAAACTGGCACAGATGGTGTGCAGTCAAACCTATTTCTAATCCTGATAAGAGTCGGATTGATTTTGAGTTGGTTAGAGGAATAAAAGGGAAAGGAACAACGATTGTTATTGAAAACAATGAAGAATATAATCCTAATACAACTATAACAATTAACAGAAGTGTTGGTAGATGTCCTAACTGTGGCAATACACTTGAGCAAGACTACTTAATTAATTATGCACAAGCTACTGGATTTGGACATCAACTTTATGCTGTTGCTTATAACCAGGGTTATGGCTCTATTCAATTTAAAATTCCTGATGAGAAAGATGTACAAGGATATAACAAAGCGCTAGTAGAATATAATAAAATGTTTATTGATCCTCATCTTCAGGCTTTAATTCCTAAAGAACCATGCAGCGACAATCCTCAATACATGATGGCATATCGTTATGGATTAACTACATGGTATAAATATTTTAATCCTCGTCAACTTTTAACCCTTGTAACTTATATACAAATTATCAATGAAGCTAAAACTTTAATTCAATCTGAATATGAATGGGAAAAATCACAAGCAATATCGACTTATTTAGCTTTAGTATTAGATAGGTGTGTTGATAAGAACTGTAAATTAGCCCATTGGCAATCATCTGTAGGTGTTCCACAAGCAGCATCAGCTCAACATTCTCTTAATTTAATGTGGAATTATCCAGAAGTTTGTGGAACAAATAGACTCTATCAATGGTGTGCAGAAACAGTTGCTGATGACTATTCAAAACTTTGTAATTATTTTGGTACAAAGCCACATTCCATAGGCTTGCAAGGCATCGAACAAAACGACCCAAAATTTATTCAAATTAATTCTGAATCAGCAGATAATTTAACTCATATTCCTGATAATTCTGTGGATGCAGTTATCACAGACCCACCTTATTACGACACAATACCTTATGCTGAAATCTCAGACTTTTTCTACGTCTGGCTAAAACGCACCCTTGGCGATATTTTCCCCGACTTATTCTATTTAGAACTTACCGACAAAGAACGAGAAGCTGTTGCCAATTTAGGACGCTTCCGTAACATGGGCATTTCACCCAAAGAACTTGCTTATCAAGACTACGAAGCCAAAATGGCCATGGCCTTCGCCGAATACCACCGCGTATTACGGGACGACGGGGTAATGACAGTCCAATTCAACCATAAAGACTCCGGTGCATGGGATGTCCTAGCCAAGTCCCTGATAGACGCTGGCTTTGAAATCACCGCATCCTGGGCTGTCAGCACCGAAAACCCCCAAAACCTCCACCAAGCACAGAAAAACGCCGTATCCAGCACCGTGCTTTTAGTCTGTCGCAAACGTCAACCCAACGCCGAACAAGCATGGTGGGATGATGTCCGCATAGAAGTGCGTAATATCGTCTTTGAGAAAGCCCCAGAAATCGAAAAATCCTTAACAGCAGATAGCCGTCCCGCCGCAGACAGAGTAGCAGACCCCCGCCGTCGCATCAAACCCCCAGGTATTGACCTATGCTTAACAGCCTTTGGTAGTGCATTAAGCGTATTTACCCGCTACAGTTCCATTCTCGACAGTGCCGGCAACCCAGTAGAACCCAAAGCCGCCTTTGAAGAAGTGCGTCAAACCATCGTCGCATACCGACTAGAAAAGCTATTAGCAGGTAAAGACTTTAACGGCATAGACCCCCTCACCCAATGGTATATACTCGCCTGGGATACCTTTGAAGCGCGGGAATTTCCCTTTGATGAAGCCCGACAATTAGCTTTAGCAGTGGGAGGTTTTGATGTTTCCGACTTAGTTAAAACCCATAAATTACTAGATTCTGGTAGTGGCTTTTGTAAATTACTCACCCCAGAACAACGCTTAAAAAAACGCGCCTTTTCTACCATTGATACAGAATTTTCTGGCAGATATTTAGTAGATGGACTGCACGCCATTATTGCCATTTACCAAGCAGAAGAAAATACAGAACCAGTGCGGAGATTTCTCAAAAATACAGGATTAGTTAGCAATGATTCCTTTATGCGGACATTTGAAGTAGCGTTAAAAGTAATTCCCCACATCAAAGATGAAAAGAAACGCATTTTGGAAGAGAAAGCTTTATTAGATTTGTGGTTAGCAATGGATGAAATAAAAGCTAAAGTCTCCTATCAACAAACTGAGATACAATTAGATAATCAGGGGGGACAAATGAGTTTATTTTGATCACTGAATTTTGTCTGAATCAGGATTTTCAGGATTAGAGGATTTACAGGATGTTAATTTTTGTCTGAATCAGGATTTCCAGGATTATGAGGATTTACAGGATGTTAATTTTTGTCTGAATCAGGATTTCCAGGATTAGAGGATTTACAGGATGAGTTTATTTGTCTGAATCAGGATTTCCAGGATTAGAGGATTTACAGGATGAGTTTATTTGTCTGAATCAGGATTTCCAGGATTATGAGGATGTACAGGATGGGTTTTTTTTGTCTGAATCAGGATTTCCAGGATTAGAGGATTTACAGGATGGGTTTTTTTTGTCTGAATCAGGATTTCCAGGATTAGAGGATTTACAGGATGGGTTTTTTTGTGAGGATCATAATTGATTAAATTCATGTAATATAATAGAGAGAGTAAACTGACAAAAAATATTTGTATCTCACAGACAATTAATAAATAACAATCCTGAAAATCCTAAAATCCTGGTTATCCTGATTCAGACAAAAAAATCCTGACAACTCACAGACAATTAAACAGTCAACTAATAACTATTAATCACAGGAGATTGAAAATGAAAGTAAGAGGCATAAAACGGGGACAGAATATAGAAATATTAGAACAACTTAACAATATTCCAGATGGAACAGAAATCATAGTAGACTTAGAAATAGTAGACTTAGAATTTATTGAAAATCAAATCAGAAAAACAAAACAACCATTAACAGAACAGGAGAGACTAGCTAAACTAAATAAATTATTCGGTACTTGGAAAAATCAACCTGAATTAACCGAAATATTTGCAGAAATTGACAAAGAACGCCATACTTATCAAGGTAGAATTATAGACTCAATTGATAATCAGGATAACGACTAATGTATCTACTAGATACCAATATTTGCATTGCACTATTTAACAAAAATCCCCAAGCTGTTGCCAAATTCAACCGCTACTTTAGCCAATGTTATCTATCCATCATCGTCGTTTCAGAACTTTATAAAGGAGTTTATTGTTCTCAACAAGTAGCCAAAAATATAGAAACATTAACTGAGTTCATAGAACTACTACCAGTAGAACCATTTGAAATCGCAGCAGCTATCGAATTTGGCAAGATTCAAAGCGAACTCAGAAAAATTGGCAAACCAACAGGAGAATTTGATGCTTTAATTGCTGCTGTAGCCCGTTCTCGTGACGATATTCTCGTTACTAATAATATCAAAGATTTTATAAATATTCCCAATTTAAAATTAGATAACTGGTTAGAAAATTGAAAACTCTACGCGATACCTCTTGGAAAATTAGCTACTCCAGCAACACCCATAATACCATTGCTGACTTCTATATTCCTGCTTTAGAATCTGCCATCCAATATGACAGAAAATCAGGCTTCTTTAGCAGCGCCATATTAAGTAAAGTAGCGCGGGGTTTAGGGGCAATGCTACACAATCAAGGCAAAATCCGGTTAATGATGGGATGCCAATTTAGTCCCCAAGACTTGGAAGCAATAGAACAAGGATACGCATTACGGGATGCTTTACTAACTCGTTTAGATGCCGACTTAACACCACCCGAAAACTTTGCCCAACTCAAACATTTAGAAATACTCAGTTGGTTAATTCAAAATCAATATCTCGACATCAAAATAGCTATTCCTCTTCAAGAAAATGGACTTCCAGAAAATAGCATCCAACAACTAGATCCTCAACATATATTTCATGAAAAAGTTGGCATCTTTACAGATAGCAACGGTGATAAATTAGCATTTAATGGTTCTAATAACGAATCTATTGCCGGTTGGGAGAAAAACGTCGAATCATTTCACGTTTATTGTTCCTGGGAAGGAGGAAGAGAATTAGATAGAGTAGAAGAAGAAGTTTCCAGATTTGAACAACTGTGGTATAACTTATCCCCCAACGTGCGCGTATTTGAAATTCCCGAAGCAGTACAACAAAAATTGTTAAATTATGCCCCAACATCTAAACCTACCTGGAATCCTCAAATTGAATTTGATGACAGTTCACGGTTCACAGTTGACGGTTCACAGTTCACAGTTCACAGTCAACAGCCAACAGTCAACAGTCAACAGTCAACAGCCAACAGTCAACAGTTAACAGTCATCAACGAAGAAGAAAAACAAGCATTTTACCAACTAGCGAATATTCATCAACATCCTGGATGTTTAGACTTTTGTTTAAAATCAATTCCCATAAAACCCTGGCCACACCAAATTAAAATATTGCGTCGGGTAGCAGAAACCTTTCCTAAAAGTTTTCTTATTGCTGACGAAGTTGGATTAGGTAAAACCATTGAAACAGGATTAATTTTACGTTATCTCCTCTTAGCTAAAAAAGCCAAACGGGTACTCATCCTTTCCCCTGCAAGTGTCCAACCACAATGGCAAGAAGAATTAAGAGAAAAATTCAATCTGCATTTTTGGAGTTACAATCAAAATTTATTCACTGTTCACAGTTCACTGTTAACTGAACAATACCGTCAACAGTCAACAGTCAACAATCAACAGTCAACAGTCAACAATCAACAATCAACAGTCAACAGTCAGCAGTCAACAGTCAACAGTCAACAGTCAACAATTAACAATCCTTGGAATAGCCAAGATTTAATTCTCGCTTCTTCCCATTTAGTGCGGAGAAAAGAAAGAATGCAGGAATTATTAGCAGCAGAACCTTGGGATTTAGTCATATTAGATGAAGCACACCACGCTAGAAGAAAAAGCCCTCAAAATCGCAAAGAAACACCCAATCGGTTATTAGAATTAATGCAGCAATTAAAGGATAAAACTCAAGCCTTAATTCTGCTTTCTGCTACTCCCATGCAAATTGATGCTATAGAAGTTTTTGATTTATTGAATTTACTAGGAATGCAAGGACATTGGAGTTATGGAGATAACTTCTGTAATTATTTTGAATCATTACCAAATAGTGTTAAACCAGAAATCCTGAATTTTTGGCAAGTCATGTCTAGTGACTATTTTCAACAAGGAGGAAAACCTTGTACTCGGTTACAGCAATTTTTAAACCAACAAGATAGAAATATTGCTTATAAAATGCAGGATTTATGGGAACGAGGTAGAAAAATCTCTAATCATAAACAATTATTAGCAGATGAAAATTTTATCAATACTTCCAGACAATATTTAACAGTTAATACCCCTTTAAAAGATTTGATGTTTCGTCATACCCGCGATACATTGAGACAATATTATCAACGCGGATTATTAGCCCAAGATATTCCTAGTAGAATTGTGCAAGATAATGCCATTAGTTTAGAAATTAACCGTGAAGTTCCGCTTTACCAAGCTGTTAGTAATTATGTCCGTCATTTTTACAGACTAGCACAAAAAGATCAGCGTACCTGTCGCGGTTTCTTGATGACTTTGTACAGGAAACGTTTAACCAGTTCATTCTACGCTATCAAAGCATCTTTACAACGGGGTTTAGATTGTTTATTAACTAAACAAGGCAGTTTTATTACAGAAGATGATTATGTAGATATTGATGAAGCTAATGATGCAGTAATTTCGGGGATGGAATCTTTCTTTGAAGAAGTAGACCCCCAGGAAATTCAATATTTAGAAGATTTATTACAGCAATTTGAAAATACAGGAGAAGATAGCAAACTTTCCCATTTTATTCAGATTTTACGTCAAGAATTAAGCCAAAGAGAAAGTGCTATTGTCTTTACTCAATACACAGACACAATGGACTATCTGCGAGATGCTTTAAAAGAATTATATGGTAGTCAAGTAGCTTGTTATTCTGGACGTGGTGGGGAATTATTAAAAGTTAACAGTTCACGGTTGACAGTTGACAGTTCACGGTTAACAGTTAACAGTTCACGGTTGACAGTTGACAGTTCACGGTTGACAGTTAACAGTCATCAGTCAACAGTCAACAACCAACAGTCATCAGTCAACAGTCATCCAACTTGGTGTGTAGTTCCCAAGGAAGAAATTAAACACAAATTTCGCCAGGATGAAATTAAAATTCTTTTGTGTACGGAATCTGCGTCAGAAGGGTTAAACTTGCAAAATTGTGGGGTATTAATCAATTATGATATGCCCTGGAATCCCATGCGTGTGGAACAAAGAATTGGCAGAATTGATAGAATTGGACAAAGGTATGAAACTGTCCGCATTCACAATTTTTATTATGATGGCACAGTAGAAGCAAAAGTTTACAGAAAATTGCGCGATCGCATTAACGCCTTTGCTACAGTTGTTGGTAATCTCCAACCCATTTTAGCTAAAGTTCCCACATTCATTGAACAAGCAGCAATGAGCGCAGATCCAGAAGAAGAGGATGTATTAATGTCTGAGTTTGACTCGGTATTAGACGCGCCTCTCCGTCCAGGAATTGAAGCAATGGTAACAATGGATTTGGATGCTGATTTAGCGGAAATTCAAAAGCCTATTCCACCTACTCCTTTTACACCAGAAAGCATTGAACATTTATTTACCACATCTGCAATTTTAAAAACTGCTGGGGTGATTTTTCAGCCAAAAGACGAAAAAACGTGGCTACTTACCTATAAAAACCGGGAATACATGATTACCTTTTACCCAGATATGTTTGATGAAATACCTTCTCTGAGATTAATGAATTTTGGAGAACCTTTGTTTGCGGAGTTTTTACAGATTTTCTCTGAACCCCTTCAATTTAAATCATAACCTGTTGGTGGTGATAGATCCATTACTTCGGTAAACCGGGAATATTTCACCTCACCAGTTGGGGGAAACTGTGCAGAAACACCCATTAAACCGACTTTGATATCCTCAAAGAAAATCACACCACCAATTCGTCCGCTTGCTTGGAATGGGCCATGGAAAAATTGCTGTCGGGGAATATGGATGATGAGAGAATTGGTAATTTTGACGTTTTGACCAAATAGTTGTTGACAGGTTTTTTTGACAACTGCATCAATATATTGATTCTGGACAGGTTGACCCAAGTTGATGAATTTGGGATGATCCGCAAAATGATCCATGTAATATAACCAAATAGTAGACAAATCTTTTTCTTCAGTGAGGATTTGCTTGAGTTCCTGCCATCGTTTGAAATTCATAATAGGGAAGGAAATTAAAAGAGGATAGGTAGATTGGATTATTCTTTGCTTACTAAAAATTTACCATAGTTATGCGATAGCGAACGCGAGAGCGTCCCGGAGGGAACTAGCGCGACCTAGGAATCGCCGATCTTGTAGGATACGTTAATCAAATGTAACGCACCTTTTTGAATTTAAAGAGTCTCTTTTAAGTTTTCTAGTCAGCTAGAATTTTGAAACCTGAAGTAATGCGAGCATCTTGCTCGCTACCTAACAGCAGGGAGCAAGATGCTCCCACTACTTTCAATAACTATAGTCAGCTAGAATTTTGAAACCTGAAGTAATGCGAGCATCTTGCTCGCTACCTAACAGCAGGGAGCAAGATGCTCCCACTACTTTCAATAACTATAGTTTTCATCTTAGATGGGGTTTATTTATAAAAGGGCTAGATACAATATTTTTTATTATTGCCTTAAAATCCGCCAAAAACTTGATGTGTCTTTAGCGATATCATATCTAGCTCATCATCAGTATATTTACATGGACAATACAAAACCACAGGACTTGTGCGATTCCTAGGTCGGGCTTCGCTATCGCCCCAAACTCAATACCAAAATATCACAATATTATCCGCTTCAATGATTCCTTGTGCTGTGTATGTATCTTATTTCTAGCCAGTTAGATTTCTGCTTTGACTGCTTTCTCTAAACGATTAGTTTCACATTTTGCATCTTTGAGTAAATCATTCCAATTGTCTGGAGGATGACCAGTTTCCAGCATTTTCTTAAAAACTCGATAAGCGTCTGTGTTACTGTCATAAGAACGCTTAGAGTTCTCATCATTAACCCAAGCGAAAACAATTATTTTGCTCTCTTGATGATATCGAAAAAACAGTCGGTATTGCTGAAAAAATTTAGCTCTAAACCAGTGTTTGTAGTCGTCACCAAGCGTACTGCCTTGGCGATAATTACTAAGTGTTGGATCTTGAGGAATAAAATCAAATGCCAGCTTTGCTATTGCAGCTAGACGCTTTGTGGCGTTTTTTTTATTGTAGTCTTGAGGATACTTCTGACGCAAATGTTCAACCTGCCTTAGAAGTTCTTCAAACTGGTTAAGAAAGAGAGAATGAGCAAATACGTCCCACCCATTAATCACTAGCGGCTGATTTACAGACAAACTTATTCATCCTCGTCAGATAGTGGGGAATCAAGATCAAGATAGACTTCAGCAACTAAGGACTGAACACGGCTGACTAAATCAGAGCTAATGGTTTGTAAGTGCTGAGGATTCTTTTCGATATCTTGGGCAATAAAATTTAGAAACTTTCCAAGTATAGGATCGCTCTCCGTCTTATCAACGCGAGAAATCACTACCTTACCGTCAGGCTGGATAGTGTAGCAGATTTTATCACGCTTATCCAAGCCAAGGAACTTGCGAACGGGATCAGGGATGGTAGTCTGATAGCGATCAGTAAGAGTAGATTCTGAAGATGGGGCTAGTATTACAGCCATAGCGACCTCTAAACCTATCGGTTAAATTCTATCTCCAAGGTAATGCAATTGCATTGTCTTGTCAAGAGTGGTATTTCTGGTTTGGACGATCTAGTGCGAAGTGCGCTGCAATGTCCTCTTCTGCTTGAGCAATGAGACGATCTAATTCTCCTGATGCTAAGTCCGCTTCGATTTGCTGATCCCACATCTCATCGAGATATTCTTGAAGCCATCCTGCCAGATTACGAACTTCATCCTCTGGTAATTGCTTAATTGCTAATTCAACTTCTAGGCGGGTGTTCATCGGGTACTCCACATACTAACAGCAGACTTGTATGCCTACTAATTATAACTTAGAGGTCAGCACTTGCGCGATTCCTAGGTCGCGCTTCGCTATTGCCCTCAACTCAATAGCAAAATATCACAATATTGTCCGCTCCAATAATTTGCTATACAGCGATTCCTCAGTCGCGCTAGTTCCCTCCGGGACGCTCTCGCGTTCGCTATCGCCCTGAATAAATTGCTTTAATCCAAACAAAAACAAGGGGCGTTACATTTCATTAGCGCGACCTAGGAATCGCTATTTTCCTCGTATGTATCGTATATTAAGTATTAGAACCCAAATCAAATTCCTAAACTTCTAAAATTCATGTAACTACTGCAAGGATTTAACTGTGATTACAAATGCTAGTAGCCTTACCCTTAGCAATCTCCGTCAAACCTTTGGCTTGAGACTCGACACTAGCGATCGCTTTTTTGATGAATGGTTAAATAATTCACCAGCACTAACCGAAGCGGAACTACAAGGACTAGATCGCCTCACTCGCAACTATACTTATCTCAGTCAAGAAGAACCGCCCCTTGAAGAAATTGTTAAGCTTGTTGTGGTATCGCCATTGCTAGATTTGGCTGGTTTCTATCAATTTCCTTTTTTGGTAAAAGCAGAAGTAAGTACCAGTATCGAAGTTGCTGACGAAGCTAATGCTATGGTGGTTCAAGGCAGAATTGATATTTTGGTAATCCAAGATAGTTTTTGGATTTTGGTAATCGAATCAAAACCTGCAAGACTAGACGTTACCGCAGGAATTCCCCAAGCACTTACTTATTTGTTGAGCGCTCCTAATCTGCAATCAAGTTGTTATGGAATGGTTACAAATGGAAGAGAAGTATTGTTTTTGAAATGTGACCGCCATCAAAATGTCCCTCAATATACGCGATCACCTACCTATCGGTTACTTGAAAATACAGCAGAACGTATCCAAGTTTTACAGGGACTTAAACAAATTGGGGCTTATATTGGCGACTTGAGGAGTTAGGCGATGCTTCCGGTAAGCGAAGTGATCGCTATTTCTGTGAGTCGTGATTTTTAGGCGATTGCGATGATTTGGGTGTTGAGGGGCGATCGCTATCTGTAAAGGAGTTACTTAAGGCGATCGATAGTTTAATTTTTATGGCTACAATTTACAATTTTTATTTTCGATTTGGGAATGAGGTTTAGGATAACTTGGTTGATTCAGTCTCTGGTGTGAGATCGAGGTTGCGATAGATTTGCTCAATGGGAAAGCTTAAATTAATGCTTTTGAGTTCCACGTTGTCGCTTGCTTGATAGTTAATAATTAACCAATCACCTGCTTCGTTTTTGTGATACAAATCCATTTCGATGCTGGTGGAACTCACTAATAAATAATCCTGTAAGACTGGATTTTTGCGGTATAGTCTAAATTTGCCACTGCGATCGTAGATTTCAGTGCTAGGAGAGAGAACTTCAACGATGAGGCAGGGATAGGTGAAATAATTGGGGGTGTTTTTGTCGCGATCGTCGCAGGTGACGCTGACATCTGGGTAGGTGTAGTTATTGGTGCCAACAATTTTAACTTTCAGGTCTGAGTTACCTGTTATGCAGTTACTAGCGTCTAAATGGGTATCAACCATAGTCGCAAATCGAATTGCAATGCGGCTATGATTAACGCTGCCGCCGCTCATGGCGTAAACTTGACCGTTAATCAGTTCGTGTTTTTCTAGTTGCTTTTCTTCCCAAGCAAAGTATTCTTCTGGGGTAAGCTTGGGGAAGTTTTCTTTAATGGCAATCATTTTTTGTAATGGGTAATGGGGAATGGATAATGGTTTTATTTTATCTATTTTCGTGTCGCTACAATTACCTGTGCTTCTCTTAAGACCCTATCCCCCCAAAAATAACCCCGGACTACTTCCTGAATCACCGTATTTTCTGTGACATCTGCCCTTGATTGACGACCGACAGCATACATTATTTGGGAATCAAAGGGTTTGCCCTGAGCGACAATGGGAACAACACGGCGTTGTTTGAGTATTTCTAAAAGCGATCGCCTAATTAACTCCACTCCCTGCTGATTACTGGTGAAAATTTCCGTTAATGATTCTGACATTGATAGTTTTTCTGGCTCACTAGCTTGAGTATAATTACCATTAATCCAATCTAATAGCTTTTCCCAGAATCCTTTTTCTATTAATGGTTTTGAGTTTGAAGTAGTAGATAATGCTTCTAGTTCTTCTTGCCAGTAAGTACAAGCCTGATCTAAAGCATCCATAATCCCTAGTAAATCTTTGAGGAGTTTCTCCTGCTGCTGCTCAAATTTTCCCGATGCCTGTTTTTGAATTTCTTCCAAACGTATTGGCATCTGTTCTTGCTCTGTTCGAGTTATTGCCAATGCTTGTACCAGAGCATCTTGGGTAGAATGCAATAACTTACCCTGTTGCTTAACTTCATGGCGGAGAGCAGTCCATTCAGACACCATTTGATAGGGATCAAAGGCATTAGCAGATAATGGTGGTTTGCCTAAATATTCAGGGGGTACTTGTTCTGATTGTAAAT
The window above is part of the Dolichospermum sp. DET69 genome. Proteins encoded here:
- the grpE gene encoding nucleotide exchange factor GrpE is translated as MTTDKEALFAKFLDYLQSEQVPPEYLGKPPLSANAFDPYQMVSEWTALRHEVKQQGKLLHSTQDALVQALAITRTEQEQMPIRLEEIQKQASGKFEQQQEKLLKDLLGIMDALDQACTYWQEELEALSTTSNSKPLIEKGFWEKLLDWINGNYTQASEPEKLSMSESLTEIFTSNQQGVELIRRSLLEILKQRRVVPIVAQGKPFDSQIMYAVGRQSRADVTENTVIQEVVRGYFWGDRVLREAQVIVATRK
- a CDS encoding type II toxin-antitoxin system VapC family toxin; translated protein: MYLLDTNICIALFNKNPQAVAKFNRYFSQCYLSIIVVSELYKGVYCSQQVAKNIETLTEFIELLPVEPFEIAAAIEFGKIQSELRKIGKPTGEFDALIAAVARSRDDILVTNNIKDFINIPNLKLDNWLEN
- a CDS encoding type II toxin-antitoxin system YhaV family toxin, which gives rise to MSVNQPLVINGWDVFAHSLFLNQFEELLRQVEHLRQKYPQDYNKKNATKRLAAIAKLAFDFIPQDPTLSNYRQGSTLGDDYKHWFRAKFFQQYRLFFRYHQESKIIVFAWVNDENSKRSYDSNTDAYRVFKKMLETGHPPDNWNDLLKDAKCETNRLEKAVKAEI
- a CDS encoding type I restriction endonuclease subunit R; translation: MITNASSLTLSNLRQTFGLRLDTSDRFFDEWLNNSPALTEAELQGLDRLTRNYTYLSQEEPPLEEIVKLVVVSPLLDLAGFYQFPFLVKAEVSTSIEVADEANAMVVQGRIDILVIQDSFWILVIESKPARLDVTAGIPQALTYLLSAPNLQSSCYGMVTNGREVLFLKCDRHQNVPQYTRSPTYRLLENTAERIQVLQGLKQIGAYIGDLRS
- a CDS encoding DUF1156 domain-containing protein, with the protein product MTNPTPKRPHLFIEERMPVQLLNEQVYYEHGGNPFKGLHRWYSRKPLSFSRASVLASLLPADVTMEEFEYLLGLEPGKEVKLYKTPPTAVRIKKVHDYCEQIWGTRTPTVLDAFAGGGSIPFEAARYGLNVLASDLNPVAVVTMKAAMEYPLKFGPDLQHDIDKWVKWVGDEAEKRLAEFFPSLPGETVQYYLWAHTVVCPSCESVVPLSPTWWVYNRPEKQNWHRWCAVKPISNPDKSRIDFELVRGIKGKGTTIVIENNEEYNPNTTITINRSVGRCPNCGNTLEQDYLINYAQATGFGHQLYAVAYNQGYGSIQFKIPDEKDVQGYNKALVEYNKMFIDPHLQALIPKEPCSDNPQYMMAYRYGLTTWYKYFNPRQLLTLVTYIQIINEAKTLIQSEYEWEKSQAISTYLALVLDRCVDKNCKLAHWQSSVGVPQAASAQHSLNLMWNYPEVCGTNRLYQWCAETVADDYSKLCNYFGTKPHSIGLQGIEQNDPKFIQINSESADNLTHIPDNSVDAVITDPPYYDTIPYAEISDFFYVWLKRTLGDIFPDLFYLELTDKEREAVANLGRFRNMGISPKELAYQDYEAKMAMAFAEYHRVLRDDGVMTVQFNHKDSGAWDVLAKSLIDAGFEITASWAVSTENPQNLHQAQKNAVSSTVLLVCRKRQPNAEQAWWDDVRIEVRNIVFEKAPEIEKSLTADSRPAADRVADPRRRIKPPGIDLCLTAFGSALSVFTRYSSILDSAGNPVEPKAAFEEVRQTIVAYRLEKLLAGKDFNGIDPLTQWYILAWDTFEAREFPFDEARQLALAVGGFDVSDLVKTHKLLDSGSGFCKLLTPEQRLKKRAFSTIDTEFSGRYLVDGLHAIIAIYQAEENTEPVRRFLKNTGLVSNDSFMRTFEVALKVIPHIKDEKKRILEEKALLDLWLAMDEIKAKVSYQQTEIQLDNQGGQMSLF
- a CDS encoding DEAD/DEAH box helicase family protein, yielding MKTLRDTSWKISYSSNTHNTIADFYIPALESAIQYDRKSGFFSSAILSKVARGLGAMLHNQGKIRLMMGCQFSPQDLEAIEQGYALRDALLTRLDADLTPPENFAQLKHLEILSWLIQNQYLDIKIAIPLQENGLPENSIQQLDPQHIFHEKVGIFTDSNGDKLAFNGSNNESIAGWEKNVESFHVYCSWEGGRELDRVEEEVSRFEQLWYNLSPNVRVFEIPEAVQQKLLNYAPTSKPTWNPQIEFDDSSRFTVDGSQFTVHSQQPTVNSQQSTANSQQLTVINEEEKQAFYQLANIHQHPGCLDFCLKSIPIKPWPHQIKILRRVAETFPKSFLIADEVGLGKTIETGLILRYLLLAKKAKRVLILSPASVQPQWQEELREKFNLHFWSYNQNLFTVHSSLLTEQYRQQSTVNNQQSTVNNQQSTVNSQQSTVNSQQSTINNPWNSQDLILASSHLVRRKERMQELLAAEPWDLVILDEAHHARRKSPQNRKETPNRLLELMQQLKDKTQALILLSATPMQIDAIEVFDLLNLLGMQGHWSYGDNFCNYFESLPNSVKPEILNFWQVMSSDYFQQGGKPCTRLQQFLNQQDRNIAYKMQDLWERGRKISNHKQLLADENFINTSRQYLTVNTPLKDLMFRHTRDTLRQYYQRGLLAQDIPSRIVQDNAISLEINREVPLYQAVSNYVRHFYRLAQKDQRTCRGFLMTLYRKRLTSSFYAIKASLQRGLDCLLTKQGSFITEDDYVDIDEANDAVISGMESFFEEVDPQEIQYLEDLLQQFENTGEDSKLSHFIQILRQELSQRESAIVFTQYTDTMDYLRDALKELYGSQVACYSGRGGELLKVNSSRLTVDSSRLTVNSSRLTVDSSRLTVNSHQSTVNNQQSSVNSHPTWCVVPKEEIKHKFRQDEIKILLCTESASEGLNLQNCGVLINYDMPWNPMRVEQRIGRIDRIGQRYETVRIHNFYYDGTVEAKVYRKLRDRINAFATVVGNLQPILAKVPTFIEQAAMSADPEEEDVLMSEFDSVLDAPLRPGIEAMVTMDLDADLAEIQKPIPPTPFTPESIEHLFTTSAILKTAGVIFQPKDEKTWLLTYKNREYMITFYPDMFDEIPSLRLMNFGEPLFAEFLQIFSEPLQFKS
- a CDS encoding Uma2 family endonuclease; amino-acid sequence: MIAIKENFPKLTPEEYFAWEEKQLEKHELINGQVYAMSGGSVNHSRIAIRFATMVDTHLDASNCITGNSDLKVKIVGTNNYTYPDVSVTCDDRDKNTPNYFTYPCLIVEVLSPSTEIYDRSGKFRLYRKNPVLQDYLLVSSTSIEMDLYHKNEAGDWLIINYQASDNVELKSINLSFPIEQIYRNLDLTPETESTKLS
- a CDS encoding type II toxin-antitoxin system PrlF family antitoxin; this translates as MAVILAPSSESTLTDRYQTTIPDPVRKFLGLDKRDKICYTIQPDGKVVISRVDKTESDPILGKFLNFIAQDIEKNPQHLQTISSDLVSRVQSLVAEVYLDLDSPLSDEDE